The Pantoea sp. At-9b genome includes a window with the following:
- a CDS encoding D-arabinono-1,4-lactone oxidase: MKDAHLYPLRHTANIDNESRLWNWAQNSIVGLRTQLHRPTHEAELQQILRQSGGKVRVLGSRLSPGRMLNVGAEDLLLDLSAMQGVLAVDEGSVTFAAGTPLAQIYATLTGMDRMLASSPGVIAVQTLAGAMSTGTHGQGLDQSSLADEALRIRMVLADGSLREFTRDDADFPAAQVGLGALGIITAVTLRTRPFRLFTCHKYAVPADNLGQDLLAWNQQYELSKAWWFVDDNLLHVWNAEEANVDDQQRYYANQREVIEHGDETDSSLNETIEQTLAQMHRDTQIHGKGGKQFRTVTRFRDFTDISGDIYQLFCRGIAVPQINVEIGVPLARTPHIIDKIKSWYAANHPHMHYPIILRCTGPSSAWLSPASQQATCFFGFVVYYADDGSLSQEGLHFLTEVEKLLAAEGGRPHWGKYYDAQRYHWRAIYPQWEAFRAVRQQLDPQHRFSNDYVTALFD, encoded by the coding sequence GTGAAAGACGCCCACCTTTATCCGTTACGTCACACCGCCAATATCGATAACGAAAGCCGCCTGTGGAACTGGGCACAAAACAGCATCGTCGGCCTGCGTACCCAGTTACATCGACCCACCCATGAAGCTGAATTACAACAGATCCTGCGCCAGTCTGGCGGCAAAGTGCGCGTGCTCGGCAGCCGCCTGTCACCCGGCAGAATGCTGAATGTCGGTGCGGAGGATTTGCTGTTGGATCTCAGTGCCATGCAGGGGGTACTCGCTGTCGATGAAGGGAGCGTAACCTTTGCAGCCGGCACGCCACTGGCGCAGATCTATGCCACCCTGACCGGGATGGATCGCATGCTGGCCTCCTCACCTGGCGTGATTGCGGTACAAACGCTGGCAGGTGCGATGTCGACCGGCACCCACGGCCAGGGTCTGGATCAAAGTTCACTGGCAGACGAAGCGCTACGCATCCGCATGGTGCTGGCAGATGGCAGCCTGCGTGAGTTTACCCGTGATGATGCCGATTTTCCCGCCGCGCAGGTGGGGCTGGGCGCATTAGGCATTATTACCGCCGTTACGTTACGCACCCGCCCTTTTCGCCTGTTTACCTGCCACAAATATGCCGTTCCGGCTGATAATCTCGGGCAGGATTTGCTGGCGTGGAATCAACAATATGAACTGAGCAAAGCCTGGTGGTTCGTTGACGACAATCTGCTGCATGTGTGGAATGCCGAAGAGGCTAACGTAGACGATCAACAACGTTATTACGCCAACCAGCGTGAAGTGATTGAGCATGGCGACGAGACCGACAGCAGCCTGAATGAAACCATCGAACAGACACTGGCGCAGATGCATCGGGATACGCAGATCCACGGCAAAGGCGGCAAACAATTCCGCACCGTGACGCGTTTTCGCGACTTCACCGACATCAGCGGCGATATTTATCAGTTATTTTGCCGCGGCATCGCGGTGCCGCAGATCAATGTGGAGATTGGTGTTCCGCTGGCACGTACCCCGCATATCATCGACAAAATAAAGAGCTGGTACGCGGCCAATCATCCGCATATGCATTATCCGATCATTTTGCGCTGTACCGGGCCATCGTCGGCGTGGCTCAGCCCGGCCTCGCAACAGGCCACCTGCTTTTTTGGTTTCGTGGTGTATTACGCCGATGACGGCTCATTGTCGCAGGAAGGGCTGCATTTTCTCACCGAAGTGGAAAAACTGCTCGCTGCCGAGGGCGGTCGCCCGCATTGGGGGAAATATTACGATGCACAACGTTATCACTGGCGTGCTATCTACCCACAGTGGGAGGCGTTTCGTGCCGTGCGCCAGCAGCTCGATCCCCAACACCGTTTCAGCAATGACTACGTTACCGCCCTTTTCGATTAA
- a CDS encoding glycosyltransferase family 8 protein: MFAWVTLLTQPDYLVGVKTLHRSLKKSGSRWPLVVMVTDAINQSTREALQADGCVIHPVVPLMPRNDLAQHYASAQFGEVWSKLRVWELTGCERVVFLDADMLVLRNMDELFTLDLGDYALAACHACRCNPNQIASYPASWQPEHCHYTWQERQQPAPANLDLYLNGGFLVLKPDEAVFRQLQEKVTAIDDLRRYPFSEQDLLNEVFAGRWLPLPYIYNALKTLPFQHPQMWHADEVKNLHYILAKPWKRDLCQPEMERDRYYALDKLWWQMASSRRD; the protein is encoded by the coding sequence ATGTTTGCCTGGGTCACTTTATTAACACAACCCGATTACCTGGTCGGGGTAAAAACCCTGCATCGCTCACTGAAGAAAAGCGGCAGTCGCTGGCCGCTGGTGGTGATGGTCACTGACGCGATTAATCAGAGCACGCGCGAAGCCTTGCAGGCCGACGGCTGCGTCATCCACCCAGTGGTTCCCTTGATGCCACGTAACGATCTGGCACAGCACTATGCCTCGGCGCAGTTTGGCGAGGTATGGAGCAAGCTGCGTGTCTGGGAATTAACCGGTTGTGAGCGCGTGGTGTTTCTCGATGCGGATATGCTGGTACTGCGCAATATGGATGAACTCTTCACCCTCGATTTGGGTGATTATGCCCTCGCCGCCTGCCATGCCTGCCGCTGTAATCCGAATCAGATTGCCAGCTATCCCGCCAGTTGGCAGCCAGAGCATTGCCACTACACCTGGCAGGAACGCCAACAACCCGCCCCGGCTAATCTGGACCTGTATCTCAATGGCGGTTTTTTAGTGCTCAAGCCCGACGAGGCGGTATTCCGCCAGTTGCAGGAGAAAGTTACGGCGATTGACGATCTGCGCCGTTATCCGTTTTCCGAACAGGATTTGCTGAATGAAGTGTTTGCCGGGCGCTGGTTACCCTTGCCTTACATCTACAATGCCTTGAAAACCTTGCCCTTTCAGCATCCACAGATGTGGCACGCCGATGAGGTGAAGAATCTGCATTATATTCTGGCGAAACCGTGGAAACGGGATCTGTGTCAACCGGAGATGGAGCGCGACCGCTATTACGCGCTGGATAAGTTGTGGTGGCAGATGGCTTCGTCGCGGCGCGATTAA
- a CDS encoding Gfo/Idh/MocA family protein, producing the protein MNKVRIGMIGSGYIGRCHAIAYAQAPTVFALKGEIVREMLAEVNPELAAKQAATFGFARSTGDWRELVRDPNIDVVDICAPNFLHKEMALEAIRNGKHVYSEKPLSLSVADAEEMVQAAQQAGVKTLVGFNYMKNPTSQLAHEIIARGEIGEVVHFYGTHNEDYLAKATTPLDWHCQKALAGLGALGDLAAHIVNMAHYLVGDIEEVSGDMMTVIKQRPDPKDPSRLLPVENEDQASALLRFKNGAHGVFETSRIACGSKMGLTYVVTGTKGTLRYTQERMAELELYIHDDPAGRQGFKTILTGPAHPDYANFCVSAGHGIGFNDQKTVEIRDLINGIAAGDRMWPDFAEGLQVQKVLEAVAVSAAERRWMTV; encoded by the coding sequence ATGAACAAAGTCAGAATCGGAATGATTGGCAGTGGTTACATCGGTCGTTGTCATGCTATCGCCTATGCGCAGGCACCCACGGTGTTTGCCCTGAAAGGGGAAATCGTGCGTGAGATGCTGGCGGAGGTTAACCCGGAGCTGGCTGCCAAACAGGCGGCAACGTTTGGTTTCGCGCGTTCAACTGGCGACTGGCGTGAGTTGGTCCGCGATCCCAACATCGATGTGGTGGATATCTGTGCCCCAAACTTCCTGCACAAGGAGATGGCGCTGGAAGCCATTCGCAATGGTAAGCATGTCTATTCCGAAAAGCCGCTGTCGCTCTCTGTCGCCGACGCAGAAGAGATGGTCCAGGCTGCACAGCAGGCCGGGGTCAAAACGCTGGTGGGCTTCAACTATATGAAAAACCCCACCAGCCAGCTGGCACACGAAATTATCGCCCGTGGCGAAATCGGTGAGGTGGTGCATTTCTACGGCACGCACAACGAAGATTATCTGGCCAAAGCGACCACGCCACTGGACTGGCACTGCCAGAAAGCGCTGGCAGGGCTGGGTGCACTTGGCGATCTCGCGGCGCATATCGTTAATATGGCGCACTATCTGGTGGGCGATATCGAAGAAGTCAGCGGGGATATGATGACGGTGATTAAACAGCGCCCGGACCCGAAAGATCCCAGCCGTCTGTTGCCGGTAGAAAACGAAGATCAGGCCAGCGCGCTGCTGCGTTTCAAAAATGGTGCGCACGGCGTATTTGAAACCTCACGTATCGCCTGCGGCAGTAAAATGGGGCTGACCTATGTGGTAACGGGCACCAAAGGGACGTTGCGCTATACCCAGGAGCGAATGGCGGAGCTGGAACTGTACATCCACGATGATCCGGCCGGACGTCAGGGCTTTAAAACCATCCTCACCGGCCCGGCGCACCCGGATTATGCCAACTTCTGCGTTTCTGCCGGACATGGCATTGGCTTTAACGATCAGAAAACCGTTGAGATTCGCGATTTGATTAACGGCATCGCCGCTGGCGATCGCATGTGGCCGGACTTTGCCGAAGGATTACAGGTGCAGAAGGTGCTGGAAGCGGTAGCAGTGTCTGCCGCAGAACGCCGCTGGATGACGGTGTAA
- a CDS encoding LysR substrate-binding domain-containing protein, translated as MFTDTLVVVASLQFNGGNLPQTPQQIAASERLFILESWDNWCQAAGLSQPIVANGLFTNDSNVILQAVRLGQGIALERRSLVQDALDRGEMVQLSPVSVD; from the coding sequence TTGTTTACCGATACGCTGGTGGTCGTAGCATCCCTTCAGTTTAATGGTGGCAATCTGCCGCAGACGCCACAACAAATTGCCGCCAGTGAACGCCTTTTCATCCTCGAATCCTGGGATAACTGGTGTCAGGCGGCGGGTTTGAGCCAGCCCATCGTCGCGAATGGCCTGTTCACCAATGACTCCAACGTGATTTTACAGGCGGTACGACTTGGGCAAGGCATTGCGCTGGAACGGCGATCGCTGGTTCAGGACGCGCTGGATCGCGGTGAAATGGTGCAACTCAGCCCGGTCAGTGTGGATTAG
- a CDS encoding glutathione S-transferase — MKLIGMLDSPYVRRVAISLAHYGMAFEHQSLSVFRHFDQFAQINGVVKAPTLVLADGSTLMDSSLILHYLESLADTPRKLLPITAAALAKDTQILGLALAASDKAVQFYYERTLRPEEKQHQPWLDRVTQQLLAACTAWNAALEQRDINPQQPDQVAISSAVIWGFIQSIIPQVVPAEQYPRLQQVAAQLEGTAIFAQYPPV; from the coding sequence ATGAAACTTATTGGTATGCTGGATTCCCCTTATGTACGCCGGGTCGCCATTTCACTCGCACACTACGGGATGGCGTTTGAACATCAGTCGCTGTCGGTATTTCGTCATTTTGATCAGTTCGCGCAGATTAATGGGGTGGTCAAAGCCCCCACGCTGGTGCTGGCAGATGGCAGCACGCTGATGGATTCGTCGCTGATTTTGCACTACCTGGAAAGCCTGGCGGATACGCCGCGCAAGTTGCTCCCCATCACGGCAGCCGCATTGGCTAAAGATACGCAGATTCTCGGGCTGGCACTGGCCGCCAGCGATAAAGCGGTGCAGTTCTATTACGAGCGCACGCTGCGACCGGAAGAGAAGCAGCATCAGCCGTGGCTCGACCGCGTGACACAACAACTACTGGCCGCCTGCACCGCCTGGAATGCCGCGCTGGAGCAACGTGATATCAATCCGCAGCAACCGGATCAGGTGGCGATCAGCAGTGCGGTGATTTGGGGATTTATTCAGTCGATTATTCCGCAGGTGGTGCCAGCAGAACAGTATCCGCGTTTGCAGCAGGTGGCCGCGCAGCTGGAAGGCACGGCAATATTTGCCCAATATCCGCCGGTATAA
- a CDS encoding LLM class flavin-dependent oxidoreductase, which produces MKKIGFLSFGHWTPSSQSATRSAQDVLLQSIDLAVAAEELGADGAYYRVHHFARQLSSPFPLLAAVGARTKNIEIGTGVIDMRYENPLYMAEDAGAADLISNGRLQLGISRGSPEQVIEGYRYFGFNPKDGESDADMGRRHTEELLEVLRGEGFAKPNPQPMFPNPPGLLRLEPFSEGLRERIWWGSGSNATAIWAAQQGMNLQSSTLKDDETGEPFHIQQAKQIRAYREAWQAAGHQRTPRVSVSRSIFALTNDIDRAYFGRSGQEQDSVGFLDEKTRAIFGRSYAAEPEQLIKQLAQDEAIAEADTLLLTIPNQLGVDYCAHVMEAILTHVAPELGWR; this is translated from the coding sequence ATGAAAAAGATTGGCTTTTTATCCTTTGGTCACTGGACGCCATCATCACAGTCCGCCACCCGTTCTGCGCAGGATGTGTTGTTGCAGTCGATTGATTTGGCTGTGGCCGCTGAAGAGTTAGGTGCCGACGGCGCTTACTATCGCGTGCATCACTTTGCCCGTCAGCTGAGTTCTCCGTTCCCATTGCTGGCGGCAGTGGGTGCGCGTACCAAAAACATCGAGATTGGTACTGGCGTGATTGATATGCGTTATGAAAACCCGTTGTACATGGCGGAAGATGCGGGAGCCGCTGACCTGATCTCCAATGGCCGTCTGCAACTGGGTATCAGCCGGGGTTCGCCGGAGCAGGTAATTGAAGGTTATCGCTACTTTGGCTTCAACCCGAAAGACGGTGAAAGCGATGCCGATATGGGACGTCGCCATACCGAAGAGCTGCTGGAAGTGCTGCGTGGTGAAGGTTTTGCTAAACCTAATCCGCAGCCAATGTTCCCGAATCCACCCGGATTATTGCGCCTGGAACCGTTTTCTGAAGGGCTGCGTGAGCGTATCTGGTGGGGTTCTGGCTCGAACGCGACCGCCATCTGGGCTGCACAGCAGGGGATGAATCTGCAAAGTTCTACGCTGAAAGATGATGAGACCGGCGAGCCGTTCCACATCCAGCAGGCGAAACAGATTCGTGCTTACCGCGAAGCCTGGCAGGCGGCGGGGCATCAGCGCACACCGCGTGTCTCGGTGAGCCGCAGTATTTTTGCCCTGACTAACGATATCGACCGTGCCTATTTCGGTCGCAGCGGTCAGGAGCAGGATTCGGTTGGTTTCCTCGATGAGAAAACCCGCGCCATCTTTGGCCGTAGCTATGCGGCGGAACCGGAGCAGCTGATCAAACAGCTGGCGCAGGATGAAGCCATTGCCGAAGCCGACACGCTGCTGCTGACCATTCCGAACCAGCTCGGGGTGGATTACTGTGCCCACGTGATGGAAGCCATCCTGACCCATGTGGCACCGGAACTCGGCTGGCGTTAA
- a CDS encoding fatty acid desaturase: MPKGSSAYLSTQQRAQIQQLARSWWWRSELPTWLLMLVVYSGWFATLYYGQSLGGLPTTLLMILFTTWYMSLQHELIHGHPTRWPRLNQLFGTLPLAVWYPYGLYRDSHLAHHRNHTLTDPDDDPESYYLTPQHWARLRPWQRRVIHLRNTFPGRLLLGPWLDIFATLQSLLQAFRQRDRPAIVMWVIHLSLLGALFWWLAQWGYSPLWWVLAVSYPALALTKVRSFYEHRAEEEPLARSVNNEAGLVWRLLFLNLNYHSVHHDLPGLPWYGLRRVYLLNRDDYFQRNQGFRVAGYGEWLRRFWARPVEVNAHPGRKQDARHD; the protein is encoded by the coding sequence ATGCCCAAAGGTTCTTCCGCTTACCTCAGCACCCAACAACGTGCACAGATCCAGCAACTGGCGCGCAGCTGGTGGTGGCGCAGTGAACTGCCCACCTGGCTGCTGATGCTGGTAGTGTATAGCGGTTGGTTTGCGACCTTGTATTACGGGCAGTCCCTTGGCGGGCTGCCAACCACCCTGCTGATGATTCTTTTCACCACCTGGTATATGTCGTTGCAGCATGAATTGATTCACGGTCACCCTACCCGCTGGCCGCGTCTCAATCAGCTGTTTGGCACCCTGCCGTTGGCGGTGTGGTATCCCTATGGCCTGTACCGCGACTCACATCTGGCCCATCATCGTAACCACACCCTGACCGATCCGGATGACGATCCAGAGAGTTATTACCTGACGCCGCAACACTGGGCGCGACTGCGGCCCTGGCAGCGTCGGGTAATCCATCTGCGTAACACCTTTCCCGGACGGCTGCTGCTGGGACCCTGGCTGGATATCTTTGCCACGTTGCAGTCGTTGTTACAGGCGTTTCGCCAACGCGACCGGCCCGCCATCGTCATGTGGGTGATTCATCTTAGCCTGTTGGGTGCGCTGTTCTGGTGGCTGGCACAGTGGGGTTATTCACCGCTGTGGTGGGTGCTGGCGGTGAGTTATCCAGCGCTGGCGCTGACCAAAGTCCGTTCTTTCTATGAGCATCGCGCGGAGGAGGAACCGCTGGCACGTTCAGTGAACAATGAAGCGGGGCTGGTGTGGCGCTTATTGTTTCTCAACCTCAACTATCATTCAGTACATCACGATCTACCGGGCCTGCCATGGTATGGCCTGCGCCGTGTTTACCTGCTCAATCGCGATGACTATTTCCAGCGCAACCAGGGGTTTCGGGTCGCGGGCTATGGTGAATGGCTGCGTCGCTTTTGGGCGAGGCCGGTAGAAGTTAACGCCCATCCGGGCCGAAAACAGGACGCTCGTCATGACTAA
- a CDS encoding phosphate/phosphite/phosphonate ABC transporter substrate-binding protein — protein MTKRLSLPMYDINHTTTLALTDALVQLLAARDIAASVEWHHHLLPHWRDNDLLLSQTCGYPLVKLLPDVQLVGAFQSCAPGCEGWRYRSWLVVREEDAALTLADFRGRRAVCNSDDSHSGYNALRYVVAPLAQQGLFFAQTHFSGSHRQSLAALRQRQADIAAIDCITWALLQYHHPAELAGLTIIGETPLCAALPLITAASTDQPTLAALRSALTQLVQDEAYRELCTASLIGGFATPERAFYDEVLQWEQQAATLGVTAL, from the coding sequence ATGACTAAACGGCTGTCGCTACCGATGTACGATATTAACCACACCACAACCCTGGCATTAACGGATGCACTGGTGCAGTTGCTGGCGGCGCGCGATATAGCGGCCAGCGTGGAGTGGCACCACCACTTGCTGCCGCACTGGCGCGATAACGATTTGTTGCTGAGCCAGACCTGTGGCTATCCGCTGGTCAAACTGCTGCCGGATGTGCAACTGGTGGGCGCATTTCAATCCTGCGCACCGGGTTGTGAAGGTTGGCGTTATCGCAGCTGGCTGGTGGTGCGCGAGGAAGATGCGGCACTGACGCTGGCCGATTTCCGTGGCCGTCGGGCAGTATGCAATAGCGATGATTCGCACTCCGGCTACAACGCGCTGCGTTATGTGGTGGCCCCCCTGGCACAGCAGGGACTTTTCTTTGCACAGACGCACTTCAGTGGCAGCCATCGCCAGTCACTGGCGGCGTTGCGCCAGCGGCAGGCGGATATCGCTGCCATTGACTGCATCACCTGGGCGTTGTTGCAGTATCACCATCCCGCAGAATTGGCCGGGCTGACGATCATCGGTGAAACGCCGTTGTGCGCAGCGCTGCCGCTGATCACCGCCGCCAGCACCGATCAACCGACCCTGGCCGCGTTACGCAGCGCCTTAACGCAGTTGGTGCAGGATGAGGCTTATCGGGAACTGTGCACTGCCAGCCTGATTGGCGGCTTTGCCACGCCGGAACGCGCTTTTTATGATGAGGTATTGCAGTGGGAGCAGCAGGCCGCCACGCTGGGCGTGACGGCACTGTGA
- the fusA gene encoding elongation factor G, whose amino-acid sequence MPRPLPIERYRNIGISAHIDAGKTTTTERILFYTGMSHKLGEVHDGAATTDWMAQEQERGITITSAAVSCYWPGMDGSFAPHRINIIDTPGHVDFTIEVERSMRVLDGAVMVYDAVGGVQPQSETVWRQANKYHVPRIAFVNKMDRQGADFFRVVQMMKDRLHAHPVPIVIPIGAEEHFTGVVDLTKMRAIYWDDATQGMTFSYAPIPDELQALAAEWRENMVAAAAEASEALMDAYLEQGDLSEEQVIAGLRQRTLQNEIQPMLCGSAFKNKGVQRMLDAVIELMPSPIDVPPVAGIDERGEHAERHADDDEPFSALAFKLMSDPYVGQLTFVRVYSGVLRKGDSVWNAVKGRKERIGRIVQMQANDRIEIEEIRAGDIAACVGLKEVTTGETLCDPNAVITLERMDFPDPVISLSIEPKTKSDQEKMGLALQRLAAEDPSFRLHTDEESGQTIISGMGELHLEIIVDRMKREFGVEANIGRPQVTYRETIRKTVRDVEGKFVRQSGGKGQYGHVVLTLEPQQPGAGFAFEDATKGGVVPREFIPSVEKGIREALNSGVLAGYPVVDVKATLTFGSYHDVDSSEMAFRMAAIFGFKAAAKQADPVILEPVMQVEVETPEEYAGNVMGDLSSRRGTLQGMEERFGARIIHAEVPLAEMFGYSTTLRSMSQGRATYSMEFNHYAEAPKNVADAIIASRH is encoded by the coding sequence ATGCCCCGACCGCTACCCATCGAACGTTATCGCAATATCGGCATTTCCGCGCACATCGATGCCGGTAAAACCACCACCACCGAGCGCATCCTGTTTTACACCGGGATGAGCCATAAGCTGGGTGAAGTGCACGATGGCGCGGCAACCACCGACTGGATGGCACAGGAGCAGGAGCGAGGTATCACCATCACCTCGGCAGCCGTGAGCTGCTACTGGCCCGGTATGGATGGCAGCTTTGCGCCGCACCGTATCAACATTATCGATACCCCCGGACACGTCGATTTCACCATCGAAGTGGAACGATCGATGCGTGTGCTGGATGGTGCCGTGATGGTGTACGACGCCGTCGGCGGCGTGCAGCCGCAATCAGAAACCGTCTGGCGTCAGGCCAACAAATACCATGTGCCGCGCATCGCCTTCGTCAACAAAATGGACCGGCAGGGCGCGGATTTCTTCCGTGTGGTGCAGATGATGAAAGATCGTCTGCACGCCCATCCGGTGCCGATTGTGATCCCGATTGGTGCCGAGGAGCATTTTACCGGCGTGGTGGATCTCACCAAAATGCGCGCCATCTACTGGGACGATGCGACCCAGGGCATGACCTTCAGCTATGCCCCGATCCCGGACGAATTGCAGGCGCTGGCCGCCGAGTGGCGTGAAAACATGGTAGCTGCCGCAGCGGAAGCCAGTGAAGCGTTGATGGATGCGTATCTTGAGCAAGGTGATCTGAGCGAAGAGCAGGTGATTGCCGGTCTGCGCCAGCGCACCTTGCAGAACGAGATCCAGCCGATGTTGTGCGGCAGTGCCTTCAAAAATAAAGGCGTGCAGCGCATGCTGGATGCGGTGATTGAGCTGATGCCGTCACCGATCGATGTGCCGCCGGTGGCGGGAATCGATGAGCGTGGCGAACATGCTGAACGCCATGCCGACGATGACGAGCCGTTCTCCGCACTGGCGTTTAAATTAATGAGTGACCCCTATGTCGGTCAGCTGACCTTTGTGCGCGTCTATTCCGGCGTACTGCGTAAAGGCGACAGCGTATGGAATGCGGTGAAAGGGCGCAAAGAGCGTATTGGCCGCATTGTGCAAATGCAGGCTAACGATCGTATCGAGATCGAAGAAATTCGCGCCGGTGATATCGCCGCCTGCGTCGGCCTGAAAGAGGTCACCACCGGGGAAACCCTGTGTGATCCCAACGCGGTGATCACCCTGGAACGTATGGATTTCCCGGATCCGGTGATTTCGCTGTCGATCGAGCCGAAAACCAAAAGCGACCAGGAAAAAATGGGGCTGGCGTTGCAGCGTCTGGCGGCAGAAGATCCGTCGTTCCGTCTGCATACCGATGAAGAATCGGGCCAGACCATTATCTCCGGTATGGGTGAGTTGCATCTTGAGATCATCGTTGACCGCATGAAGCGCGAGTTTGGGGTGGAAGCCAATATTGGCCGTCCGCAGGTGACTTACCGCGAAACCATCCGTAAAACGGTCCGCGATGTGGAAGGTAAGTTCGTGCGCCAGTCCGGGGGTAAAGGTCAGTACGGCCATGTGGTGCTGACGCTGGAACCGCAGCAGCCAGGCGCCGGTTTTGCCTTCGAAGATGCCACCAAAGGCGGCGTGGTACCGCGCGAATTTATTCCTTCGGTCGAGAAGGGCATTCGTGAAGCGTTAAACAGCGGCGTGCTGGCGGGCTATCCGGTGGTGGATGTGAAAGCGACCCTGACCTTTGGTTCGTATCATGATGTCGACTCCTCGGAGATGGCGTTCCGCATGGCGGCCATTTTCGGCTTCAAAGCGGCAGCAAAACAGGCCGATCCGGTGATTCTGGAGCCGGTGATGCAGGTGGAGGTGGAAACCCCGGAAGAGTATGCCGGTAACGTCATGGGCGATCTCTCTTCACGGCGTGGCACCTTGCAGGGTATGGAAGAACGCTTTGGCGCGCGCATTATTCACGCCGAAGTGCCGCTGGCGGAGATGTTTGGCTACTCCACCACGTTGCGCTCGATGTCGCAGGGCCGGGCGACCTACAGCATGGAATTCAACCACTACGCCGAAGCACCGAAAAACGTCGCGGATGCGATCATCGCGTCACGTCATTAA
- a CDS encoding ketopantoate reductase family protein has product MRILVVGAGATGGYFGARLAQAGRDVTFLVRERRFQQLKTHGMVLKTPDSTETLHPQLVQAGTLDGHYDLIILTVKSFGLAQAMDDIAPAVGADTLIMPILNGMRHIDTLQKRFGDKVIGGLCKINATLGEHGEVIQMTPLHILYYGALNGVNDARLQRVDETLRGAQFNTVFADNISSELWEKWLLLSTLGAVCCLGRGNTQQILTSQGGEALLQAIFGEVLQVISAEGYLERPAVTAKIFETLNNPATPMTSSMYRDLTQGFDIEADQIIGDLVARATRNGVAAPLLNAVYVNLQVYLKNR; this is encoded by the coding sequence ATGCGCATTCTGGTAGTCGGCGCCGGCGCAACCGGCGGGTATTTCGGTGCGCGTCTGGCGCAAGCAGGACGTGATGTGACTTTTCTGGTGCGCGAGCGCCGTTTTCAACAGTTAAAAACTCACGGGATGGTACTGAAAACCCCCGACAGCACCGAGACGCTGCATCCGCAACTGGTGCAGGCCGGTACGCTGGACGGTCACTATGACCTGATTATTCTGACGGTGAAAAGTTTTGGTCTGGCGCAGGCGATGGACGATATCGCCCCGGCCGTGGGTGCTGACACCCTGATCATGCCGATCCTCAACGGGATGCGTCATATCGATACGCTGCAAAAGCGCTTTGGCGACAAAGTGATTGGCGGCCTGTGTAAAATCAACGCCACCCTGGGTGAGCACGGCGAAGTGATTCAGATGACGCCGTTGCATATTCTGTATTACGGGGCGCTGAACGGTGTTAACGATGCGCGTCTGCAACGGGTGGATGAGACGTTGCGCGGTGCGCAGTTCAATACCGTGTTTGCCGACAACATCAGCAGCGAGCTGTGGGAGAAGTGGCTGCTGCTCAGCACCCTGGGGGCCGTGTGTTGCCTCGGACGGGGTAATACCCAGCAGATCCTGACTTCACAGGGCGGTGAAGCATTGTTGCAGGCTATCTTCGGTGAGGTACTGCAAGTGATCAGCGCCGAGGGTTACCTGGAGCGTCCGGCCGTGACGGCGAAGATTTTTGAGACGCTGAATAACCCGGCCACCCCGATGACGTCATCGATGTACCGCGATCTGACCCAAGGCTTCGATATCGAGGCAGATCAGATCATCGGCGACCTGGTGGCTCGCGCCACGCGCAACGGTGTTGCCGCGCCGTTGCTGAATGCCGTGTATGTCAATTTGCAGGTGTATCTGAAGAATCGGTAA